The following proteins are encoded in a genomic region of Maribacter hydrothermalis:
- a CDS encoding PorP/SprF family type IX secretion system membrane protein, translated as MDYNYNKASYTVAFLLFSFLNIIAYGQKEPQYTQYMYNIGSFNPAYVGTVETPEIAGLYRAQWIDIPGAPRTLRFGANLPFKNEKVGLGLNIISDQLGPVSQTYADISYSYQVMVTDETKLSFGIDAGGSFLNVDFSKGTFENPGENLNDEMLSKFYPTVGAGTFLYSDNWYLGASVPNFLTEGVYNEELASIIEDELQFNFIGGYVFELSDNLKFKPAFLINALAGSPVNVNLSSNFLISDVVTAGVSYRLENAFSGLAGLQVSNSLFVGYSYDYNTNLLGEYNNGSHEVILKFYLGRSGMNNTKGNSDKNAKGKPKQIDSPRFF; from the coding sequence ATGGATTATAACTATAATAAAGCGAGTTATACTGTAGCATTTTTGCTATTCTCTTTTCTTAATATAATTGCATATGGACAGAAAGAACCTCAGTATACGCAATACATGTATAATATTGGGAGTTTTAACCCTGCCTATGTTGGTACAGTAGAAACACCCGAAATTGCCGGACTTTACCGTGCGCAATGGATAGATATACCTGGAGCACCACGAACATTGCGCTTTGGAGCCAACTTGCCATTTAAAAATGAAAAAGTAGGCCTAGGTTTAAATATTATTAGTGATCAATTAGGTCCAGTTTCTCAGACTTATGCTGATATATCATATTCGTATCAGGTAATGGTAACCGATGAGACGAAGCTATCTTTTGGTATTGACGCAGGAGGCTCATTTTTAAATGTTGATTTTTCAAAAGGTACTTTTGAAAATCCTGGTGAAAATCTTAATGACGAAATGTTAAGTAAATTTTACCCAACAGTTGGTGCGGGTACATTCTTATATTCAGATAATTGGTATTTAGGGGCATCAGTACCTAACTTTTTAACGGAAGGTGTTTATAATGAGGAACTAGCATCTATTATAGAAGATGAATTACAGTTTAATTTTATTGGTGGGTATGTATTTGAGTTGTCCGATAACTTAAAATTTAAACCTGCATTTTTGATAAATGCTCTTGCAGGTTCGCCCGTTAATGTAAACTTATCAAGTAATTTTTTAATTTCTGATGTAGTCACGGCAGGTGTTTCCTATAGACTAGAAAATGCATTTAGTGGTTTGGCTGGTTTACAAGTTTCAAACTCACTATTTGTAGGCTACTCATACGATTATAACACAAATTTACTTGGTGAATATAATAATGGGTCGCACGAGGTTATTCTTAAATTTTATTTAGGTAGAAGTGGTATGAATAATACAAAGGGTAATAGTGATAAAAATGCAAAAGGTAAGCCAAAACAAATAGATTCACCTCGATTCTTTTAA
- a CDS encoding OmpA family protein: MKFKLIIVLLVFVPLMGTAQDKKSKADNLYYGYQYQKAIEEYKSEMQKKPLTNGQLLNLADSYFSVGSFDDASKLYLDVNKNDTIMSVNQFNKMLQSLSKNSERDRVRTFLRSKEAQLSPELLENSEFNFSLLDFPASLDNVEINLAGINSPQGDFSPTFYKNGILFSSSRGRNSKNVYEPTGESYLDIYFSRLNSDNQLADVASFSEIPATDFHKSTPYYSTKSSTFFYILSNTEDGALRYDENGKNALAIGSLSETGKFRFLLKDLSTSFYYPFFDDNSERLYFSANFADSYGGTDLYYVYTTNGQIMSAPINLGPRINSPGNEISPYIFNGSLYFSSDIFYGLGGMDVYKSNIISNDSYTIPVNLGEGINSSLDDFGFIIRNGENGNFTGYFSSNRKGGKGGDDLYGFSMANDPGLKTFTLQGKVVNLINKSGLDKTQVRLLNHEGEVLKQTYSTIDGDFRIEVPWVSQITVEAMKDGYSVISTSYSEEGMEKLQNQSYNIGLVKMQDLVVNREDKTVLKLDKFYFDKGKAVVNAEVETELKKVVDAVTRFPQLRLRIETHTDSRGSSSSNNRLSQDRSDAIKDYLIKNGVSSNNIVKSIGYGEDVIKNSCVNGAYCLDFLHKQNERTLFVVE, translated from the coding sequence ATGAAATTTAAATTAATCATAGTATTACTAGTTTTTGTTCCATTAATGGGAACAGCTCAGGATAAAAAGTCTAAAGCTGATAACCTATATTATGGTTATCAATATCAAAAAGCTATAGAAGAGTATAAAAGTGAAATGCAAAAAAAACCATTAACTAATGGTCAATTATTGAATCTTGCAGATTCCTATTTTAGTGTTGGTAGTTTTGACGATGCATCAAAACTTTATTTAGACGTAAATAAAAACGACACTATAATGTCGGTAAATCAATTTAATAAGATGCTTCAAAGTCTTTCTAAAAATTCAGAAAGAGATAGAGTTAGAACATTTCTAAGGTCTAAAGAGGCACAATTATCTCCTGAATTATTAGAGAACTCAGAATTTAATTTTAGTCTTTTAGATTTCCCGGCTTCTTTAGATAATGTAGAAATTAATTTAGCGGGTATTAATAGTCCGCAAGGTGATTTCTCTCCAACATTTTATAAAAATGGAATACTTTTTAGTAGTAGTAGAGGCAGAAATTCTAAAAATGTCTACGAACCTACTGGTGAATCTTATTTGGATATCTATTTTTCTAGATTAAATTCTGATAATCAATTAGCTGATGTAGCGTCTTTCAGCGAAATACCTGCTACAGATTTTCATAAGTCTACACCATATTACTCAACAAAATCATCAACCTTTTTCTATATCCTATCTAATACGGAAGATGGTGCACTTAGATATGATGAAAATGGAAAGAATGCATTGGCAATCGGTTCATTGTCAGAAACAGGGAAATTTAGATTTCTATTAAAAGATTTAAGTACTTCCTTTTACTATCCGTTTTTTGATGATAATAGTGAACGATTATATTTTTCGGCAAATTTTGCCGATAGTTATGGGGGAACGGATTTATACTATGTATATACTACCAATGGACAAATAATGTCTGCTCCAATTAACCTTGGCCCAAGAATAAATTCTCCTGGAAATGAAATTTCACCTTATATTTTTAATGGAAGCCTATATTTTTCTTCAGATATTTTTTATGGATTAGGAGGCATGGATGTATATAAGTCAAATATTATATCAAATGATTCGTATACAATACCGGTAAATTTAGGGGAAGGAATAAATTCTTCATTGGATGATTTTGGTTTTATAATTAGAAATGGAGAAAATGGAAACTTTACCGGGTATTTCTCATCAAATAGAAAAGGCGGCAAAGGGGGTGATGATCTTTATGGGTTTAGTATGGCTAATGATCCAGGTTTAAAAACATTTACCTTGCAAGGAAAAGTTGTAAACCTAATAAATAAATCTGGTTTAGATAAGACTCAAGTTAGGTTGTTAAATCATGAAGGTGAAGTATTGAAACAAACATATTCGACAATAGATGGTGATTTTAGAATAGAGGTGCCTTGGGTTTCTCAAATAACGGTAGAAGCAATGAAAGATGGTTATTCCGTTATTTCTACTTCATATTCTGAGGAAGGTATGGAAAAGTTACAAAATCAATCCTATAATATAGGACTTGTAAAAATGCAAGACCTTGTTGTTAATCGAGAAGATAAAACCGTTTTAAAATTAGATAAGTTTTATTTTGATAAAGGTAAGGCAGTGGTAAACGCAGAGGTAGAAACAGAATTAAAGAAAGTTGTAGATGCCGTTACCAGGTTCCCTCAACTTAGATTAAGAATAGAAACCCATACTGACAGTAGAGGAAGCAGCTCTTCTAATAATAGGCTTTCTCAAGATAGGTCCGATGCCATAAAGGATTATTTAATAAAGAATGGCGTATCATCTAATAATATCGTTAAATCTATTGGGTATGGTGAAGATGTAATTAAGAATAGTTGTGTTAATGGTGCATATTGCTTAGACTTTCTGCATAAGCAGAATGAGCGTACTCTATTTGTGGTGGAATAG
- a CDS encoding NRAMP family divalent metal transporter, producing the protein MQKLKTILRNLGPGLLFASMAIGTSHLVLSTKAGAQYGWVMVIPIILANILKYPFFEFGVRYTSVTNKTLIEGYLNRGKGYLWFYAIITLVTTFTILAALYTVTAGLFINLFGINTSSISIVALWLFLIISSLLIFGKYKFLEISLKFVVSILFIALLVTTILVLFKGPVNHLPNFTPTPIFNEVGILFLIGLMGWMPTTVEASSWVSLWSIEKWKNQEKPSLKESLQEFNIGYSITAILAIFFMIIGWFTLYGTNVELSNNAVSFADQVVRLFTEHIGAWAYLFIAISAFATMFSTCMTAHDALARVSLDIISLLNPKSKSYSSKRAFAFGIIVLTIVNFIVIAAFSANMGKLVALATFVSFVVAPIIGYMNLKNVISKDIAPEFRPNKSLKFLTYLGILFLSLFSLYYFYIVIV; encoded by the coding sequence ATGCAAAAACTTAAAACAATTTTAAGAAATTTAGGTCCTGGTCTTTTATTTGCAAGTATGGCAATTGGCACCTCACATTTAGTACTCTCTACTAAAGCAGGAGCTCAATATGGTTGGGTTATGGTAATCCCTATTATTCTAGCTAATATCCTTAAATATCCTTTTTTCGAATTTGGTGTGCGCTATACCAGTGTTACCAACAAAACTCTTATTGAAGGGTATCTTAACAGAGGAAAAGGGTATTTGTGGTTTTATGCTATAATTACCTTAGTTACAACTTTTACCATTTTAGCTGCATTATATACCGTAACGGCTGGCTTATTTATTAATTTATTTGGCATCAACACTAGTTCAATTTCAATAGTCGCACTTTGGTTGTTCTTAATTATTAGTTCATTACTTATTTTCGGTAAATATAAATTTCTTGAAATTAGTTTAAAGTTTGTAGTTAGTATCTTATTCATAGCCCTTTTAGTTACTACTATTCTTGTACTATTTAAAGGACCTGTAAATCATTTACCCAACTTTACTCCTACACCAATTTTTAATGAAGTAGGTATACTATTTTTAATAGGATTAATGGGCTGGATGCCAACAACTGTTGAAGCCTCTAGTTGGGTTAGCTTATGGAGTATTGAAAAGTGGAAAAATCAAGAAAAACCGAGCTTAAAAGAATCATTACAAGAATTTAATATTGGCTATAGCATTACGGCAATTTTAGCTATATTTTTTATGATAATTGGATGGTTTACCCTGTATGGAACAAATGTAGAACTAAGTAATAACGCCGTTAGTTTCGCAGACCAAGTAGTACGTTTGTTTACTGAACATATTGGGGCGTGGGCTTATCTTTTTATAGCCATTTCGGCATTTGCCACTATGTTTAGCACATGTATGACAGCGCATGATGCCCTAGCCAGAGTCAGCTTAGATATTATTTCGCTATTAAACCCAAAGAGCAAAAGCTATAGCTCTAAGCGAGCATTTGCCTTTGGAATTATCGTTCTAACTATTGTCAATTTTATAGTAATTGCTGCTTTCAGCGCAAATATGGGTAAACTAGTAGCTTTGGCTACATTTGTTTCATTTGTAGTAGCACCAATAATTGGCTATATGAATTTAAAAAATGTAATAAGTAAGGATATAGCTCCAGAATTTAGGCCAAACAAAAGTCTTAAATTTTTAACCTACCTAGGCATACTTTTTTTATCGCTGTTTTCGCTATACTATTTTTATATTGTTATTGTGTAA
- a CDS encoding SanA/YdcF family protein — translation MLRTLFKIASALLVVLLVTIVICNIVISNTTAGKTYSDISIIPSKRVGLVLGTSNRLTSGSANPYYTNRINATIALYKAGKIKFILVSGDNGSIYYNEPNTIKKDLINAGIPDEVIFLDYAGFRTLDSMVRAKYIFGLDEVTVISQKFHNERAIYIAQSKGLNAIGFNAQDIPTSEGLKVQIREYLARVKVFIDMLLNTQPKFYGTTIEIK, via the coding sequence ATGTTAAGAACCTTATTCAAAATTGCAAGTGCCCTTTTAGTTGTACTACTTGTCACCATAGTTATATGCAATATTGTAATTTCTAACACTACAGCAGGCAAGACCTATTCAGATATATCTATTATACCTTCAAAAAGAGTAGGACTTGTTTTAGGTACTTCTAACCGCTTAACTAGTGGTTCTGCTAATCCATATTATACCAATAGAATAAATGCAACTATAGCTTTATACAAAGCGGGTAAAATTAAATTTATATTAGTAAGTGGAGATAATGGTAGTATTTACTACAATGAGCCAAACACTATTAAAAAGGACTTAATAAATGCCGGCATACCTGATGAGGTAATATTTTTAGATTATGCAGGTTTTAGAACTTTAGACTCCATGGTACGCGCGAAGTATATATTTGGTTTGGATGAAGTGACCGTAATCTCACAAAAGTTTCATAATGAGCGAGCTATTTATATAGCACAAAGCAAGGGACTAAACGCTATTGGTTTCAATGCTCAAGATATACCTACATCTGAAGGTCTCAAAGTCCAAATACGCGAATATTTAGCTCGTGTAAAAGTGTTTATAGATATGCTATTAAACACGCAGCCCAAATTTTATGGCACTACTATAGAAATTAAATAG
- the mutS gene encoding DNA mismatch repair protein MutS, with amino-acid sequence MKQYNTIKTKYPDALLLFRVGDFYETFGEDAVKASRILGIILTNRNNGGERTELAGFPHHSLNTYLPKLVKAGQRVAICDQLEDPKQTKTIVKRGVTELVTPGVAMNDDILNSKTNNFLCAVHFGRKKIGIAFVDISTGEFLTSEGSEEQIDKLLQNFSPNEILISKAHKKEFTEVFGKNHHLFYLEDWVFQEDYALENLTSHFNTNTLKGFGVDHLTCGIIASGVVLHYLGETQHRQLQHISKLQRIAEDDYIWMDRFTIKNLELYHSTNVNAVTLLDIIDKTISPMGGRMIKRWLALPLKNLEKIKRRQQIVSFLHDEEVVLEKFQHHIKQMGDLERLISKVATGKVNPKEVVQLKNSLEALIPIKQLATSSKNESLALTGDQIQSCDLLRAKIKEMLSEEAPVNILKGSTIAKGFSEELDELRGLAKSGKNYLNNMLERETAATGITSLKIASNNVFGYYIEVRNTHKDKVPETWTRKQTLVNAERYITEELKEYEAKILGAEDRISTLEQQLFSQLVVWMQEYIAPVQNNAFLIAQLDCLCGFAQLAKENSYNCPELNDSTDLELKDGRHPVIEKQLPLGEQYIANDLQLDRSNQQFIMITGPNMSGKSALLRQTALIVLLAQMGSFVPAETAKIGVIDKIFTRVGASDNISMGESTFMVEMNETASILNNLSERSLVLLDEIGRGTSTYDGISIAWAISEYLHEHPARAKTMFATHYHELNEMTNTFNRIKNFNVAIKELKDTVLFLRKLVPGGSEHSFGIHVAKMAGMPQQVIQKANKILKKLENKHVSEEIGNQLKSTSDEMQLSFFNLDDPLLEEIKEEITHLDIDTLTPVEALMKLNEIKRLLTKDKKATS; translated from the coding sequence ATGAAGCAATATAATACCATCAAGACCAAGTATCCTGATGCATTATTACTATTTCGTGTGGGTGATTTTTATGAGACTTTTGGTGAAGATGCAGTAAAGGCTTCGCGCATATTAGGGATTATCCTAACCAATAGAAATAATGGAGGCGAACGAACAGAACTAGCCGGTTTTCCACATCATTCTTTAAACACGTATTTACCAAAATTGGTAAAAGCGGGTCAGCGCGTTGCTATTTGTGATCAGCTAGAAGACCCCAAGCAAACGAAGACTATCGTCAAAAGAGGAGTAACAGAGTTAGTTACCCCTGGTGTGGCTATGAACGATGATATCTTAAACTCTAAAACCAATAATTTTCTTTGCGCCGTACACTTTGGAAGAAAAAAAATAGGGATTGCGTTTGTAGATATTTCTACTGGTGAATTTTTAACCTCAGAAGGTAGCGAAGAGCAAATAGATAAACTATTACAAAATTTCTCTCCGAACGAAATATTAATTTCGAAAGCCCACAAAAAAGAGTTTACCGAAGTTTTCGGGAAAAACCACCATCTATTCTATTTAGAAGATTGGGTGTTTCAAGAAGACTATGCGCTAGAGAATTTAACCTCTCACTTTAACACCAATACTTTAAAAGGGTTTGGCGTTGACCATTTAACCTGTGGAATTATAGCATCGGGCGTTGTTTTACATTATTTAGGCGAAACTCAGCATCGTCAATTGCAACATATTTCAAAACTACAACGTATTGCCGAAGATGATTATATATGGATGGATAGGTTCACGATCAAAAATCTTGAACTATATCATTCTACGAATGTAAATGCGGTAACCCTTTTAGATATAATTGACAAGACTATTTCCCCAATGGGTGGTCGTATGATAAAAAGATGGTTGGCCTTGCCACTTAAAAATCTAGAAAAAATTAAAAGAAGGCAACAAATAGTTTCTTTTTTACATGATGAGGAAGTTGTTTTAGAAAAGTTTCAGCACCATATAAAACAAATGGGCGATTTAGAACGCTTAATTTCTAAAGTTGCCACAGGCAAGGTTAATCCAAAAGAAGTTGTTCAGTTAAAAAATTCTTTAGAAGCATTAATACCTATAAAGCAATTGGCAACCTCATCTAAAAACGAGTCGCTAGCTTTAACAGGTGATCAAATACAATCTTGCGACTTATTACGAGCAAAAATTAAAGAAATGCTTAGCGAAGAGGCACCTGTTAATATTTTAAAAGGCAGCACAATTGCAAAGGGTTTTTCAGAAGAATTGGACGAACTAAGAGGTTTAGCAAAATCCGGCAAAAATTATCTAAACAATATGTTAGAAAGGGAAACTGCCGCTACAGGAATTACCTCCCTTAAAATAGCATCAAATAATGTTTTTGGGTATTATATAGAAGTAAGGAACACCCACAAAGACAAGGTACCAGAAACTTGGACCCGTAAGCAAACTTTAGTTAATGCAGAAAGATATATTACAGAAGAACTAAAAGAATATGAAGCAAAAATTCTAGGTGCTGAAGACCGTATTTCAACTTTAGAGCAGCAGCTTTTTTCTCAATTAGTAGTATGGATGCAAGAATATATTGCCCCAGTACAAAACAATGCTTTTTTAATTGCCCAACTAGACTGCCTTTGTGGGTTTGCACAATTAGCTAAAGAAAATAGCTACAACTGCCCAGAGCTAAACGATAGTACCGATTTAGAATTAAAAGACGGCAGGCACCCAGTTATTGAAAAACAGCTTCCTTTAGGAGAGCAATATATAGCTAACGACCTACAGTTAGATAGATCCAACCAACAATTTATAATGATTACCGGCCCTAACATGAGCGGTAAGTCAGCTTTGCTAAGACAAACAGCATTAATAGTACTACTCGCCCAAATGGGAAGTTTTGTCCCAGCAGAAACTGCTAAAATTGGTGTAATAGATAAAATATTTACTCGCGTAGGCGCTAGTGACAATATATCTATGGGCGAATCTACCTTTATGGTAGAAATGAACGAAACAGCCTCTATTTTGAACAACCTATCAGAGCGTAGTTTGGTTTTACTAGATGAAATAGGTCGTGGCACAAGCACTTATGACGGTATTTCAATTGCTTGGGCCATATCAGAGTATTTACATGAACACCCTGCACGTGCAAAAACAATGTTCGCTACACATTACCACGAGCTCAATGAAATGACCAATACGTTTAATCGTATTAAGAATTTTAATGTTGCTATAAAAGAACTAAAGGATACTGTTTTATTTCTCCGAAAATTAGTACCCGGAGGAAGTGAGCATAGTTTTGGTATACATGTGGCTAAAATGGCAGGTATGCCCCAACAAGTAATTCAGAAGGCGAACAAGATTTTGAAAAAGTTGGAAAACAAACATGTTAGTGAAGAAATTGGCAATCAACTTAAAAGCACATCTGATGAAATGCAGTTAAGCTTTTTTAATTTAGACGACCCATTATTAGAAGAAATCAAGGAAGAAATTACACATTTAGACATAGATACATTAACCCCTGTAGAGGCATTGATGAAATTAAATGAGATTAAAAGGCTGTTAACCAAGGACAAAAAGGCAACCTCATAA
- a CDS encoding TrmH family RNA methyltransferase, with protein MRKLRNEELDRIDVEGYKLAGKSPIIIVLDNIRSLNNIGSVFRTADAFLIEKIYLCGITAIPPHKDIHKTALGATESVDWEHVTDTVELVKKLKNQGCHIISVEQAEKATQLDKYVPAKDKKQVLIFGNEVKGVAQNVVSASDQVLEIPQFGTKHSLNISVSVGVVVWDCWSKLNA; from the coding sequence ATGAGGAAATTAAGAAATGAGGAGTTAGATAGAATTGATGTTGAAGGGTATAAACTTGCAGGTAAATCTCCCATAATTATTGTTCTTGATAATATTAGAAGTTTAAATAATATTGGATCTGTCTTTAGAACAGCTGATGCATTTTTAATCGAAAAAATATACTTGTGTGGTATTACCGCTATACCACCGCATAAAGATATTCATAAGACTGCACTTGGAGCAACTGAAAGTGTAGATTGGGAACATGTGACCGATACTGTTGAGTTGGTTAAAAAGTTAAAAAACCAAGGCTGCCATATTATTTCTGTAGAACAGGCTGAAAAAGCTACACAACTGGACAAATACGTTCCTGCCAAAGATAAAAAGCAAGTGCTCATTTTTGGAAATGAGGTTAAAGGGGTGGCCCAGAATGTAGTTTCCGCTAGTGATCAGGTATTGGAGATTCCCCAATTTGGAACCAAACATTCTTTAAATATATCAGTCAGTGTAGGTGTGGTAGTTTGGGATTGTTGGAGTAAATTAAATGCATAA